GGGTCGGTACCGGGGCTCCGCAGCTCCGGGCTCCGCTGGTCGCTCCACTTGCCTGCCCTGCTTGGGAAGAGTCGAGGGAATGGAGCCTGAGCAGGGAAAACTCTGCAAAGCGAAAGGAAAACATCCAAGCTCAGGCagggaaacaatttttttttcctctctctttttttttttctctatttttttttttaatcctcctgCCCAGGAAACTGGCTGTGTGTCAGCCGGGGTCCTAATTACAGGCTTTTTAGCCTAAATCTACAGAGACAGCCAATGGCAGGGAATcccagaggcaggcagggaggggaagagcaAAGGATGGCGGAGGGGGAGGTTGGACATTAACCCTAGAGGGGAAAGAGCTCTCGATGACATCTGGTTTGCTCCCTGCCTCTCATTTTCCGAGCGTCCGCGCCCTTCCCTCCATCTGTGCCTCGGTTCACCCCAGGTTGGTGTTTTgatgatttatttattcttttttatgaTCCGGgtggtgatttattttcctGCCTGAGATCAGAAAGAGCTAAAGCTTCATGAAAGAGGGGGAAGTGTCATTACGCCCCAATTTagaggtggagaaaaaaaacaacactttgGCTGGGCTCTCACAAAGGAGTTAGCCAGAGGCAAGTGAAGGTGTCCCAGTTTTTGCAAGCCCTGAACACCTGATGAGTCTCCTAAAAGCCATCGGAGCCAACTtcagtggctgcagctctgctcaggtgaTTTTCCTCCCTGCTGATGTGACTTTGGGGATGGGCACAGCCAGAgcacacccctccccccctcccaaaCCCATGTCTACCCCGTGTGGTCCCAGGACCTCGCTGCCCATGTGTTGCAGCTGCTTTTTGGGCTCTGTTGGGAGCTCTGAGGCGTGCAATTGGCTCCTGCATTCTGTAGGTCTCTGGGATCAGGGtcagggctgcagctgaagtTTGTAGCGATGGTAATTTGTGAGAGGCggtggccaggctctgctggcactgctgggagaGGCTGTGCAGGGTGGTGTTTGGTGCATGGGGTGATTACACTGCTTATGGGTGGTTTGCATCTTGGCAAAATCCCCTGggcagggaaagaggcaggaggaaaaggagaaggggctggtgagcatctttcctctctgcttccctgttCAGGGTCCCACTGGGGCTGTTGAACTAACCCAGGAACCCTTTAAGGTCTCAGATCTGCACTGGGGAAGTTAATCCAGTTTGGCTTCGGTGGGAGGTTGGTCTCTACAGCTTTATCTTGATCTGTTGGCTGCTCTGGACTTTGTACCACCAGCTGGTGGTGggccccccacctcctccctgctgccagctcccagccccgcGCTCCAACATCTCTCTACACGGTGGAAAGACGAATGGGCAAAGTCCTCCTCAGGAAAGCTGCCAGGCAGAGGGACTCAGGCTCCACAGCTGGGTCAAGTGGGGCTTTCTGAGGTGGGGCTGAAGCCACCACCCTGGAAACGCTGTGAGATCCCCATGGGTGAGGTGTGCACTGTGACACGGTGTGTGTGACGAGCAGAGCACCAGCCCGAAAGGCTGCCAAAAGCACCATGGTGTGACCAGCGTgaggccagcagctctgcagggctccagcgACTCGGTGCTGGAGCAGACTGGGAGCACTCATGCGGCATTGCCGAGGAACCAGCGGCTCCCATCCCCCCTCCAAACCCGTGGCTGATGCCCACTCCGTAACGGCGCTTTGTGGCCTCCACCTTGTCCTACTGTATGTGTCCTGAACCCTCCTGGAGAGCTGGCACCTTCCCGTGTGCCCTATCCGAGGCCAAACGCCATCCGTGGGGGTTGCCATTTAGCACATCAGAGTTGCCAGGGCTGAGTCGGGACATGGGCAACCAGGCACCGGCCGAGGTGGTCCAGGGGTGCAGTTGCCGTGCGGGACAAGCTGCCGTTGACTGTGCTGGTTTAGGGCTCTGGTGGAActgggctggatggggcttAAGGATGCTGTGAATGGGGGCGGCTGACTTCAGAGTGCGCTCAGCACCCCCTCCTGCCTCACACCCCCAAATCCCCCTGCACTGACCCCCTTAGAGCATCTCCCCACCCCAGGCACCCCCAAACCCTCCTCCACTGACTCCCCTTCCGAAGCCCTCCTGCCgctctgccccccacccctgcctccGCCGACCCCTGCCCTGGCCCCGCCTTCCGCCGTGGGCCCCCTcccgcccccgcccccgccccctGGCGGCTCGGCGGACTCAGCACGCCCCCTGGCGGCCGCGGGCGCTCGCTGCCAGGTCCTCCCAACCGGAGCCGCTCTAGGCCGCGGCCGCCAGACTCGCTGCTCCCGGCGGGCCCGGCCCGGGCTGGGGCGGACGCGGCACTGGCGGGGCCAGATCCGCACCCGGTCCCCGAGCCCGAGCCCGGACCCGGCAGGCCGGGCAGGGGACGGGCCGGGCCGGGGACCGGGCGGCAGCGAAGAGGCCCAGGCCTCAGCTCCCGGACGGCGGAGCCGGGCAGCGCCTCAGGTACTTATCCTCGCCGGGGCCTTCCCTCGGCACCGGCACCGCGCCTTGGCCCGAAGCCGGCCGTACtgccccctgcctccctcccttccctgtccCCGATCCCCGTCGTGGTCCCTGGTGTCCCTTCGCACCCTCTCCCCACTCTCCAGTCGCCCCCTTGCACCCTTTTCCTTGTTCGCCACCCCGAGACTCGCCCCTTCTTCATAGCCCCTGTCCCCAAGCacgccccttccaaccccctgctccttcctcctcccttcatccccttcctccccttgcagccctccttctccctccgaTTCTGGTGTGGGGCTCAGGGTCCGTCGCTGCCTGTCACGGGTGGGCTGGTCTGGGGCCATGCACGTTTCCATCTGAGGTATCCCTGAGCCCCTTGCACAGGGCTGTCACAGAGGCTGTTGGGGTGCCCTGGCCCTTTGGGGGTTGGGTAGAGCATCTTCTGCAGTCCCAAGTTTAGGGGCATCACTTGAAGCCATGAGGAGCAGAAGGCATGAGGAGGGCTTGGGCTGGCTGGGGGTAGAGGGCTTGGGAGAAGAGTGAAATCCCCAGAGGTGAGCTGTGGTCTGGAGACTGGGCCAGGAAGGGCTGCAAAGGTCTAaggagggtttggggttggatcctgggaggtggggaggctgtggctgctggtgtTGGGAGGCAAAAGCTCTTACTCTCAGGGGAGTGTTTACCACTATCAGAGTGTTTGATTCCACTGCTTTAGGCTCTGAACTGGCAAAGAGTCCTCATAAAGGTGCTTGTTGGAAGCACtgagcaagaggctggagccctgGGAGTCTCCATATCTGTGTGAAAGGGATGCTGCTAAAATATTCAACAGCAAGGAATAGCAGGAAGCCCTGAGAGAGCATCCAGGGATCTCACAatggctttttttctccccctagTTCGTTCAGTTCTGACCATAATAACAACTGCTTAGGTGACAACATTTCAGCCTGGACAGGAGAGAGgaataaagaagaaagaggaagaaaaggcaacaTGTTTTTGACAAGATTTGTCTCTTCACTAAGGGATGGGATGAGATGGGAGTGGGAGGGCAGAGACAGGAGAAGACAAGGCCCCTGGTGAGCAGATTAGATAAAGCAGAGAGGAATCTGTTGCTAAATCATTGATCAAAGCCTGTATGGTCAGCAGGGAGTAAATCCATGCTGAGTGTAGGACAAGAGTTAGGATGGCAGGAGCAGGATGTGGTATTGGTAGGGAGTGTATCAGGGGTGATGTGCAAGAGGGCAGGCAGCAACTGGTTTGATTTGTGCCTGGGCTCCTTCAGCTCATTCAGAAGGAAGCATTCCTCTTCTGGGGGACTTGGCAGGGTCAGGGTGTGGTAGGAAGTTCTCCAGGGGCCAATGGCAGGTGATTTAGGTTCTCCTCTGATGTAAAAAATGAAGTGGGACTCCTTGGTCAGCTCTTGCCCCTCCATCCACCTCTCTCTGTGCCTTAAGGGAGCCTAAGGGCAACTCTGCAATGTGGTTTTGCACAGAGGTGTTCCCCCCTGATTCATTGTTTAatttggagctgctgctgaggcagatCCTGGTGGGGCAGAGCTCGAGCTTTCCAGCAGCCTTTAGTGCTCCAATGCCAGGCTGGTTATCCATATGGCTTCCCTCTCTCACACCTCAGATGGAGCTGTTCTCACCAAATAAAACGTGGCAGCCTCTGGTGTTAGCTGCTGCTGGATCCTCTGCCCTGGAGTGGATGTGGAGTCCTTCAAGCCTGCATCAAAGACAGGAGTGTTGCACAcggctgctgtgtgcagctcctgCTTGCCTGATACCTGCACTCACTGACTGCCCCCTGAGAGGTCTGACAGCTGAGTCCTGATGTTTGCTGGCATCCAACTTTTCACagtccaaagcagagcagctgttgtGTTCCCTTGCTTGTCCTCTGACCCTTAAGGACCTTCCATCTTCTGCAGGCACCTTCACattcctgaggagcagctgcatgTGATCCCTGGGATCCTCACTGCCCCCAGCCATTCAGGGTTACTGCTGGGGTTGATTTGCACTAACTCCACCAAACTCCACTCCTGTGCAGGATCTCAAACCCAAGAAAGAAAACCTCTCTTATTTTTGGTTGTAGATTCTATATCCCTTGGGGAATCACAGGAGTGTGCTGTGCAGAATTATTTTCTGACATCCACAAAAAATGcaggtgggaaagaaaaaagtgtggCTGCCTCCCTTGTGGTGTTTGGAGGGAGcttcagacacacacacacaaagctttTGAGgcttcatttcttttccttgtgttctCCTCCTCAGGTGGAAGATGGAACTGTTTCCCTTCTGGTTTAGGTGACTGACACCTGCTTACCATGAAGTCCCAAAGGAGATAGAGGGACAGCAGTGGGAATTTCTTCTCACTCCTCCAAAAACATCCAACAGTTGCCTAATGGTAAGGAAGCTGCTGGGTTTTATTAGCTTTGTGTCCTGTGGTGTCCACTGCTTGAGGAACACACTGAAGAGTTGGGATCCAAATCCACTGGGGCACATGAAGGGGGGGCAAGGAGGATGCAGGCTGTAAATGCTGCATGTTCAGAGAGGGTGGGAGAGGAGTGGGTTTGGACATCTGAGTGCCCTCTGTTTTGTGGCCTCTCACCAGGGATTGCCTCTCCAGCTGGCGTCATGGGGACCTGCTGCAGTTGTCTGTGCAGAGACAGCATCCCAGACAACCACCCCACCAAATTTAAGGTAAATATTGTGCCTTCAGCCCCATCACAAGGTCTGGGAGAGTGCAGCCCAGCACGGGTCAGGCTTCAGgcatgaaaggaaagaaaacctctgctctgcctgaggAGTCTTTCACTTAGATAGCAGTTAGTGAGATGCTGAGGAGAAATAGTACAGGtgagggctgacctgctggaaagcagctctgaggagaaggacctgggagtgctggggaacAACAACCTGcacatgaggcagcaatgtgtccttgtggccaagaagaaacttgtttgatatgagggggctggaggcctggagcaggctgcccagagaggttgtggagtctctttctctgcagagcttccaacctgccctggccattgtgctcctggacaagctgctgtgggtgccctgctggagcaggggggttggactgggtgatctccagaggtcccttccagccacacCGTGCTGGGTTCTGGGCCTTGCAGCTCTGTTACTGTGTGGATTTGTTggttcctttccccttccctcaagccagctctgctgcagctatGTTTGTGTTAGCAGCTGAAATCGCCTCTGTGCTGAGACTCAGCCTGAGCAAGGAAAATGGGGAACTGGAGAGAAACCTTTTTATTGCTCAGGGCTGCGTTCCAGAGCctgtgctcagccccagcagcacagctgccaagCTCACAATCtccagtgctgcctgcctggcgctggctgccagcagccaatTCATTTCTCTCGGCTGAGCAAAAGGCATCCCGGGGAAGGGCAGGGGGGAGCCCCCgggagctgctgtgcctctggtgggagctgtgggaCCTCTGCAGGTCACCAACGTGGACGATGAAGGCACGGAGCTGGGCGCTGGGGTGATGGAGCTGACGCAGacggagctgctgctgcacacgcACAAGAGGGACGCCGTCCGGTGGCCCTACCTCTGCCTGCGCCGCTACGGCTACGACTCCAACCTCTTCTCCTTCGAGAGCGGCCGGCGCTGCCAGACAGGCCAGGGTGAGtctgcagcttcctgcagggaggaacTCCTTGCAGCatcttcttctccccctctgctctgcccttctgtacagttctgggctctcccccagttcaggagagacagggaactatgGGGAGAACCCAACAGAGGGCTAGAAGCATGCTGAAGGGGCTGGAATGTGTGATgaggagagctctggggctgcttaggctggagaagagcagcctgggaaggaatctcattcatgtttacaCTAACCTTAAGGGTGGGTGCCAGGAAGGCTCCGGTCTCtggtcagtggtgccctgtggtgggctgttttgttttccctggtgtgttctctctgccctggtcagtGCAAGCTCAACTGGGTGCTTGGCATTTTGTGTctggcagagctctgtggcATTGAGGGGAAGGGTTTGTGcattttactgcttttctgCACAGGGATGTTGAGCACAGAGAAGGGAAGTGACTCACCCAGGACTATGTGTGCCAAGtcatcagcagctctgggaagagaCTCCAGTTTTACAATGGTGCCTGTTAGCTCCTTTCCCACTCTGTCTCTCTTGCTTTTAAAGAGCTGAAGATTTGCTTGGCATCTGCATCcctgaggagagagaggggggaaaaaaagaagtttgttTCCTCATTCTCTTGAATGCCCTGGGGGGCATGAAgaacagtgtgggcagcaggttgagagaggttctccttcctctctgctctgccctggtcaggccacacctggaatatcgTATCCTGTTCTGGGCTTCCCtagttcaaaagggacagggaactactggagagagtccagaggaggctccaaaactgctgagaggcctggagcagctctgtgaggagcaaaggctgagagccctggggctgagagcctggaaaagagcagccccagagacgatctgagcaatgctcagcaagagctaaagggtgaggggcaagaggctggggacaggctctgctcagtggtgcccagggacagggcaaggggcacaaactgaaacccaggaggttccatctgaacaggaggagaaacttctctggtgtgagggtgctggaggcctggagcaggctgcccagagaggttgtggagtctcctctggagagcttccaaccctgccctggccattgtgtcccttccagccccaccacgCTGGGGTTCTGTGTAAAGCAGGATTCTGTTCTTGCCTTTCTGACCCTCCTCTTTGTTACTCTGCAGGGATTTTTGCCTTCAagtgctccagagcagaggagatctTCAATCTGCTTCAGGACCTGATGCAGTGCAACAGCATCAACGTGGTGGAAGAGCCTGTGGTCATCACCAGGAACAGTCACCCCACGGAGAGGGAGCTCTCCAGGACCCCCCAGGCACCCAACAGTAAGACTCCTTCAGtgtctggggagcagaggggggaaCATAGAGATGTCTCCTGGTGTAATATGACTCTTTGGAGCCCACAGAGATCTCCCGAGTGCTGCCTAGCTGCTGACCCATACCTTTGTGTCCACCTCTGCCCCGTGCAGTGTGTTTATTTTAGGGCCCCACTGTGATGTGGGATTTTGTTTCCaaggaaacagcagcaaaaagccCTTCAAGCAGTCAGCTGAGCTGTCACCCTTTGGCTGGTTGTCATCTGAACTGCTGCCAGGTGGCCTCTGGGAAGCATCACCTCCAAGGAGCAGCTTGTTCCTAGAGGAAACCACATCTGGAAGAGTTTGAATTTGCTCAGTTCCCATCTCCACTGGGAGTGACTTCAGTAGAGGTCCAGAGGGCCTGGCCCTGGTGTTCCTGTGAGGGGCTTCACTGTAGGGGTCTTCCCAGGCAGGCTGCTCCTGATgtgcagggtgcagctgagaggCCAGCTGAGGCCTGCTCACTCTGCAGATGAAGTCAGCTCTGGTTGATATACCAAGGCAGTGCTCTGATACTTCTCTCCCTTGattctcctcccagctctggggTACACTGTGCAGGGCTTTCCCAATGGattccacagcttccctggcgAAGCTCTCTCATGCTCCTCAGCTCGGCGcccctccctcagcagcctgaggCATTCCTCTCTGGGTGAAGACTCCACTCATGCCCTTCTTGGGCCTGATGAGCAGGTAAGCTTGGCTTGGCCAAAACTCAGCTCTTTGCAAGCCATACCCAAGCAGCTTGCTTCACCAGCACAGGCCTCTGCACTCCTGGGTTTTTCTTACTCCAGCAAAGCTCAGGGGATCCTCAGTTCCTCCTAAgccttttgtggttttttgttttgtttggtttttcctctttgctttattttgctcTTGTAGACTTCTGCTCACTGAGACTTCAGTAGAACAGATGCTCTGCCAGGGCTGACTGAGTTGGCTTCCTTGATCCAGGAGTATTTAGCAATTATTTAACAGCAGCACTTCCCTTGTGAGCCCAGGTCAGGCTGCCTGACCCGtcagctcttgctgcagcccccaAGCTGATGTGTGGATGCACACCCAAGTTCCgactcttttttttattctcatgTTAGATGTTTAGCTCTTTGCTGTCAGCTTTAGAATTTCAGATTTTTCCCTTTGCTATCAGAGAAGCCCAGGCAGGTGTGAGTGCTGCAGTGTGACCAgtggcagctgctcagggaagtacTTTGAGAGTGGCTTTGCTTTTTGTTCTGTGCCACATGCAGTGAGCCtgaaaggacacagagctgttggagtgagtccagaggaggccacaaagatgatccaagggctggagcacctctgcagtGGGAttaggctgagggaactaggggtgttcagcctagggAAGACTCCAGCCTAGAGTTGccttcaatacctgaagggttcctgcaggaaggctgcagagggaatttcTATGagggtatctagagacaggctatggggaatggcttgaagctgaagcagagcaggtttagactggagcttaggaagaagttcttcagtaggagagtggtgagactctggaacaggttgtggctgcctcttccctggggatgttcaaggccaggctggatgaggccttgagcagctgagtctagctgagaggtgtccctgcccaaggtgGGGAGGTttgagcagatgatctctgaggtcccttccaacctgagccattctaggattcattCTAGGATGCTATGAGATGTCCTCTGTCTTCTGCAGCTGGACTCCTTTTTGTCTCTCCTTCAGTCCACGAATCCAGAGCtggcttttgtgttttgcttcccaaaatcttttccaacctctgaaattcactgaatcacagaactgtttgggttggaagagccctccgtGATCCCTAAGtccagccagcagcctgagaccaccatggccactaaaccacattccaaatgccacatccacatgtttcttgaacacctacattctttcctctcctcctgcttcactGGCCACTGAGAAATTGTCCCTTCTTGTTGGtttctcagctgctggcagctgctctgctcttgtttcttctcttctcctttcactgtccctctgcttctctccttgCAGTCCCACACCTACGTCAACACAGCCAATGGTGATCAGGAGCTGAGGGGCCGGCATTGTATGCACTCCTTGCCTGAAGtccaccctcctttcccccataggaaccacagctgctccctggaAGACCGCAACCCCCAGgtcttcctgcagccaggggaggttaagtTCGTCCTGGGTCCTGCCGCTACCTACAGACGAGTCTGTGGGCACCCCCGGGAGTGCAGGACGCACTTCTgcccccccaacaacaacaacaacgagtgcgaggaggaggaggagtgtcCTTCACCCCAGTGTGTCTACCAGAACGTCAACGGCTTGCTGCCCGCCGCCACCTCCTCGCTGTGCCAGGGCCGGCGCCCGAAGCTGGCCCGGGAGGACCTGGCGGGCTGCTCGCAGCGCAGGGCGGCTCTGCTGCACTACCAGAACTTGCCGGCACTGCCCCCGGTGTGGGAGAGCCAACCCCTGCGGCGGGCACCGGAGGAGCCGGCGGGCCCCGGGGACACGCTGACACCGTCCCCCAGCGGCTGCTCGGAGGCCGGGGAGGAGGCTCCGCTGCACGGCAGCAGCTCGCTGGGCTCCGGCGGGCGGCGGCGCGGAGGAGGCTTcctgccccggccccgccgcggcTGCGTGCCCAGCGTCTTCAGCTTCGACTTCCCCCGGCCTCGGCCCGAGCAGCCGCGGCAGCTCAACTACATCCAGGTGGAGCTGGAAGCTGAGCCGCGCAAGGGACATCCGAACCTGCCGGTTCCCTGCGCGccgccccccgccgcccccGCGGCCCGCCGGACCGGCTCGTACGCGGTCATCGACCTCAAAAAGACCGCGGCCATGTCCAGCCTGCAGAGAGCCCTGCCCAGGGACGATGGCACCGCGCGGAAAACTCGGCACAACAGCACTGACCTGCCCCTGTAGGGCACACCGGGTGCCAGCGCCGTGCCCTTCCGTGTGTGCCTGCTCTGACTTCCCTTGGCCATTGCCTTCTGCTTCCCTCTTTGTCCCCTCCCCGGTGCCATGGGATGGCTCCTCCAGCTGATGTTAAggcttgtctgtctgtcttcccccctctgtctctcctgtgtAGTTTGGTTTTCAAGCCTCCTGGGATATTTGATGACTGTTTGGAAGTTCAGCTCCTGGTGAGAAGCAGGGGAAGgtggtggctgcagctctggtgctgcctggctgcagccttgAGTGGggtcagccctgcagctctgtgcacgGTGCcaacagcctggctgcagaggcagggcagTGGCATGGCTGAGGTCTGTTTCCAAAAGCAAGTTGCTTTTTGGGAGCTCCTCTGCAAGCAAAGCCTCTTCCTGCTGGATTTCATTGGaattggtcaggcattggaacaggctgcccagggagtccccatccctggaggtgttcaagaaacctgtggccatggcacttagggacatggtttgatggccatggtagtgttggattgaaggttggtctggatgatcctagaggtctcttccagccaaaacaactCTGTGCTTCGTGCTGTGTAGCTCCacctgagctctgcagccaggccaCTCCAAAGTCCaggtttgctttggggtttcaCTGCTCCCTGAGGAGTTGGGAGCTCATGCTGTGGTCTTTCCCCCCTCCACTCACCcctttctcctgttttcttGCAGCTCATAGaagctttttctccttctgtccctctcTCAGATTTGATTTCAGTCAGGCAGCTGTAGAAATGAGTAGAGGAGGACAACCAGCCATGGGTACAGACACTGTGATCACCTAACCGTGACCTCCTGAAGAACCTCTGTgtgaagaaaagaggagaggaagacaaCAAGCTTGAGCCAGATTTGGGATTGAAAACTTCAGTGGTCCCATACCACCTTTTTGCCTTCTAAGGCTTCTTTTTGATGGCTGTTCAGGagtgttatttatttatttatttatttgttaaatgttatttttttgtttgtttgttcctttttgCATCCCAAGTGGTAAAGTGCCAAAAGTTGGTGCCAATATGAAACCTGCTGGGGACCAGGTCTCAGAAGAAGTtggtggctgtgctgagctggactTTGGGGttgaggggagggaaaaaagagcagctgtgaatcaaacatttatttatttattattattaattattattattaactgGGACTGGCTGTGACAGGGTGGGTGGGAAATGGGAACTGTGGGAgtgtgagcagagctgccagggagCTGAGCTTGGAGTTGTATCAAAGTCGTTGCCTACACCCACGTGCCTGGCTGGGTCcatgagaaatattttgctCAGAGGGGATGTGCAGTTTGTTTCCTCCAACTTCAGACTTGGAAGGGCTCATTTTGAGCTCTCTGGTAAATTTGTGGCCtttgatgtgttttgtttttttcccttttgatacCAGGGCTGAGCCTAAGCTGAGCTGTCAGGCCTCTGTGTGAGGTTCTGTGTAGggtctctgctcctctccccttGCAGGATGTTTCCCCACCCCTCTCCACATGGTGCCACACTGCAGGTTAATCCTTCCCTGCATTACTCTTTGCCATTAAGCTCTGTTTCCATGAGGCAGAAGTGCTGTGGGATACTGAGTTCCCCCTTTCTGCTGTCtgctcttcatcttcctccctGGGACAGGCGTTGAGAGATCTGTGAGgtgtcctgctgccagcaggaacGTTGCCAATCcttgctgccttctccctgccccTCATTCTGGTcagtgaaagaggagagaacctcagcatccagctgcagcctgcttctGAGACCCAGAAACTTGATTTTCAGATGGTGTTTGGAGCCTTTTTGGGTTTGGTGCTGTGGTGGTCACCTTGAAATGTGACCCTCTTGGGAGGCAAGGACAGGAGCACAGCGAGAACAGCCTGAGCAAGGCTATGCCTGTGTTGGAGGACACAGATTTCTTGGCTTGCTCTTGCACTCCAGGCTTcaattctttgtgtttttttcctttatatatatttttgggGGAAGTCCTTGTGCTTGTCTTCCATTCTTCACCCCAACCCTTGTGTGACCTCTGACTGAAAGGAAACCCAAGTCATCTATTTTTATATCTATACCAAATGATTTTATTTGAAGAGGAAAGACAAGTAATGTATCTCCACCCCCCCTCCACCTAAATCTAGCTTTCACTGAGGgaagcaagagaagagaaagtttaTTTATGTATAAAATGTAGCTGTGTTAAGCTTTAAAGAAAGTATTTAAAGAAAGAGTTTCGAAGCTGTCCGTggcacccagggcagtgctCTGAGAGCTTCCCTAGGAACCTGCCTGAGCTGAGCAGTGCAAAATCCTTCTTCCTCTgacccgcccccccccccccctccccaggaagGGAGCAAAGGATGAAGTGTTTGGTATTTCCATGGAAGAAGAGGTGAAGCTCCTTTCCCACCCCCACAGGAGGCTGGCAGCTTGGTTAACCCCAGGCAAGATGTGTGTGACCACAGCTGCTGGTGGGTGGCAGCTTGGGAGCAAGCAGGggaggcctggggctgctgcttggGGGCTCCCTGTGGCCCCCAGCCTGGTTGCCTGACTCCAACAGGGGGGATGAGACTGGTGTGAGGGTCTGTGAGCTCCAGGGGTTAGGGGATGCCTTGGGAAGATTGGGCCCCCAGAGAGCCCTGGCTGCAGTCCTGTTTAGGTGGCTCTAAATTAGCTTTGATTTGGGAGAGCTGGCTTtgacctcctgagctgctgccctccagccaagctgggctgttcagcttgTGCCTCCCATTCCTCTGGGGTGCATCTgatgctcctccacctccttGTCCTTAAAGATGAGAAAACAAAcctggtgctggctgcacctgctgctctcagtggtCTCAGTGATCT
The sequence above is drawn from the Indicator indicator isolate 239-I01 chromosome Z, UM_Iind_1.1, whole genome shotgun sequence genome and encodes:
- the FRS3 gene encoding fibroblast growth factor receptor substrate 3, which gives rise to MGTCCSCLCRDSIPDNHPTKFKVTNVDDEGTELGAGVMELTQTELLLHTHKRDAVRWPYLCLRRYGYDSNLFSFESGRRCQTGQGIFAFKCSRAEEIFNLLQDLMQCNSINVVEEPVVITRNSHPTERELSRTPQAPNTLGYTVQGFPNGFHSFPGEALSCSSARRPSLSSLRHSSLGEDSTHALLGPDEQSHTYVNTANGDQELRGRHCMHSLPEVHPPFPHRNHSCSLEDRNPQVFLQPGEVKFVLGPAATYRRVCGHPRECRTHFCPPNNNNNECEEEEECPSPQCVYQNVNGLLPAATSSLCQGRRPKLAREDLAGCSQRRAALLHYQNLPALPPVWESQPLRRAPEEPAGPGDTLTPSPSGCSEAGEEAPLHGSSSLGSGGRRRGGGFLPRPRRGCVPSVFSFDFPRPRPEQPRQLNYIQVELEAEPRKGHPNLPVPCAPPPAAPAARRTGSYAVIDLKKTAAMSSLQRALPRDDGTARKTRHNSTDLPL